One Aegilops tauschii subsp. strangulata cultivar AL8/78 chromosome 7, Aet v6.0, whole genome shotgun sequence genomic window carries:
- the LOC141026652 gene encoding uncharacterized protein, with translation MSQPDTDATNQALAAAKERTSAGSFSLTSLHAQAVGLHSIKGHVPVELALDTGVHRQWRTFFRAACRKYALLDHLDFDAPDAPNPEWSLLDATVVSWLYGSVSLSILDVAMMPGDDPLAVDLWNSINGLFNDHKINRQLHLTVELGDVKMGEMSMADYLQKVKSLSDGLADLGAPVDDAEMVVHCHNGLFEQYESAADLISLMPGMTFPQCRSLLALQDMKRKNRRARNSDTALFTNTGSPGKAPGKGKKKKKAAAGVTKEVIPAPATPQAATPS, from the exons ATGTCGCAGCCCGACACCGACGCGACGAACCAGGCGCTGGCCGCCGCCAAGGAGC GGACGAGCGCGGGGTCTTTCTCCTTGACCTCGCTGCACGCCCAGGCCGTCGGCCTCCACTCCATCAAAGGCCACGTTCCCGTCGAGCTCGCGCTCGACACCGGCGTTCACCGGCAGTGGCGCACCTTCTTCCGCGCCGCCTGTCGCAAGTACGCCCTCCTGGATCACCTCGACTTCGATGCTCCCGATGCGCCGAACCCGGAGTGGTCTCTCCTCGACGCCACCGTCGTCTCTTGGCTCTATGGGTCTGTCTCGCTCAGTATCCTCGACGTCGCCATGATGCCCGGCGACGATCCCCTCGCTGTCGATCTCTGGAACAGCATCAACGGTCTCTTCAACGACCACAAGATCAATCGTCAACTCCACCTCACGGTCGAGCTCGGCGATGTCAAGATGGGAGAGATGAGTATGGCCGACTATCTTCAGAAGGTCAAGTCCCTCTCCGATGGGCTTGCGGATCTTGGTGCCCCCGTTGATGATGCCGAGATGGTGGTCCACTGCCACAACGGCCTCTTCGAGCAATACGAGTCCGCCGCCGATCTAATCTCCCTCATGCCCGGTATGACCTTCCCGCAGTGCCGCTCGTTGCTTGCGCTCCAAGACATGAAACGCAAAAACCGCCGCGCCCGCAACTCAGACACGGCCCTCTTCACCAACACCGGCAGCCCTGGCAAGGCTCCTggaaaaggaaagaagaagaagaaggccgcCGCTGGAGTCACCAAGGAGGTCATCCCGGCGCCCGCGACCCCGCAGGCTGCCACTCCTTCCTAG